Proteins encoded within one genomic window of Microbacterium soli:
- a CDS encoding branched-chain amino acid ABC transporter permease, whose translation MSLWTLGAAAATIVLLVILADGHRVAQTTLNGVASGVAIALGAVGLALIFSVLRVVNFAHGDLLTLTAYITLALMTGASIPLVVAAVIAIVVTASLTGAMEITVWRPLRKRGAGVLQKLLVGIGLAFLIRGVVQVVFGAEPRRLDVDVSRSVPLPGGLTLGYIQLWSLVIGLIILISLACWLKFSHSGRELRAIADNDMLAETTGINTKRWMLTTWIIGGAAAGLAGVLTAGSVGAITPNFGFMLLLAMFAATILGGVSSAFGAIAGGLVIGLVQEWSTMFFDSSWKLAVGFGVLILTLIVRPTGLLGKAKLS comes from the coding sequence ATGTCCCTCTGGACTCTCGGGGCGGCCGCCGCGACGATCGTGCTACTCGTGATCCTGGCGGACGGACACCGCGTCGCTCAGACGACTCTCAACGGGGTCGCCTCCGGGGTGGCGATCGCCCTGGGAGCGGTCGGTCTCGCACTGATCTTCTCCGTGCTGCGCGTCGTCAACTTCGCCCACGGAGATCTGCTCACTCTCACCGCATACATCACGCTCGCACTGATGACCGGAGCCTCGATCCCTCTGGTCGTCGCCGCGGTCATCGCCATCGTGGTGACCGCGTCCCTCACGGGCGCAATGGAGATCACCGTGTGGCGTCCGCTCCGCAAGCGCGGCGCAGGAGTACTGCAGAAGCTTCTCGTCGGCATCGGTCTGGCGTTCCTCATCCGAGGGGTGGTTCAGGTGGTCTTCGGCGCTGAACCCCGCCGTCTCGATGTCGACGTCAGCCGCTCGGTGCCGCTGCCCGGAGGCCTGACTCTCGGGTACATCCAACTCTGGTCCCTCGTGATCGGGCTGATCATCCTCATCTCGCTCGCCTGCTGGTTGAAGTTCTCGCACTCGGGCCGCGAGCTCCGCGCGATCGCCGACAACGACATGCTGGCCGAGACGACGGGGATCAACACCAAACGGTGGATGCTGACGACCTGGATCATCGGAGGCGCGGCCGCCGGCCTCGCCGGAGTTCTGACCGCCGGTTCCGTCGGTGCGATCACACCCAACTTCGGATTCATGCTCCTGCTGGCGATGTTCGCCGCAACGATCCTCGGCGGCGTCAGCAGTGCCTTCGGCGCCATCGCCGGTGGTCTTGTCATCGGCCTCGTCCAAGAGTGGTCGACGATGTTCTTCGACTCGAGTTGGAAGCTCGCGGTCGGATTCGGCGTGCTCATCCTCACGCTGATCGTCCGCCCCACCGGTCTTCTCGGGAAGGCGAAGCTGTCATGA
- a CDS encoding GntR family transcriptional regulator, which translates to MDTQDRPEGIGVAQWVFDSLKDEIIQGRIAPGEFLVEGTLASRFTVSRGPAREALQRLSQAGLVKAMPRVGYQVTHVNARDFEEVFVMRLLLEPEATRLATRRIAAKQCSIARLDALAQAGYELRDAPPENFATRVLALNHEFHLHIAELSNVRRIESAVDTLLDDLSRVMHLLASSPDLLDPVYDDHPDLVKVMAAGDADGAAELMTQSLEQTRAQMRPLVVGAELGIAGD; encoded by the coding sequence ATGGATACGCAGGACAGACCAGAGGGGATCGGCGTCGCGCAGTGGGTCTTCGACTCGCTCAAGGACGAGATCATCCAAGGCCGGATAGCCCCGGGCGAGTTCCTCGTGGAAGGAACCCTCGCTTCGCGTTTCACGGTGAGCAGAGGCCCGGCACGCGAGGCCCTGCAGCGGTTGTCCCAGGCCGGGCTGGTGAAGGCCATGCCGCGTGTCGGGTACCAGGTGACGCATGTCAACGCGCGCGACTTCGAGGAAGTCTTCGTGATGCGGCTCCTCCTCGAGCCCGAGGCCACACGGCTGGCGACCCGGCGCATCGCCGCGAAGCAGTGCTCGATCGCACGCCTCGACGCCCTTGCGCAGGCCGGTTACGAGCTCCGGGACGCACCACCGGAGAACTTCGCGACCCGAGTGCTCGCACTCAACCACGAGTTCCACCTGCACATCGCCGAGCTGTCGAATGTGCGGCGCATCGAGTCCGCCGTGGACACACTGCTCGATGACCTCTCCCGGGTGATGCACCTGCTGGCGAGCAGTCCCGATCTGCTGGATCCGGTGTACGACGACCACCCGGACCTGGTGAAGGTGATGGCAGCCGGGGACGCCGATGGTGCGGCGGAGCTCATGACGCAGAGCCTGGAGCAGACCCGGGCGCAGATGCGCCCTCTGGTCGTCGGTGCCGAACTGGGGATCGCGGGAGACTAG
- a CDS encoding class I adenylate-forming enzyme family protein has product MSTTRIPAPETTLRNLGDIAIAHRLSDALAIVDLSTGDEFTYRELAALTDGVIGLLADLGLSSGDRIGIWSLNRIEYLAAYFGIMRAGMSVVPISTKLPQDGFDHIVEDADLKLIFADADRAPRAAASVPTVNFDDDGPAGFAGHPRHEGTATVEVPLHDEAELLYTSGSTGRPKGVSLSHLGQIWALERLLKIKKDTPKRQLIAQPLFHMNGIFSVSGGLLSADTIYLQPRFDARAYAAALDEYRIEKLSAVPTMWSRALREKDEGRATLSSIRDLVLGSAPTSSKLLKKTASACPQANVSLSYGTTEAGPVVFGPHPDGLERPFGSLGYPLADVEVRLSGSAENDRGVLEMRSISLMREYVNLPERTAESVTDGWYHSGDLMRRDENGFYFFDGRSDDMFVCGGENIFPLEVESILERHPAVHQASVVPLDDEDRGQMPVAFIVPQVGAETTAEELKRFVLDNAQPHLHPRRIAFVPELPFAGTNKVDRATLIDRAEQLERDRAWESD; this is encoded by the coding sequence ATGAGCACGACCCGCATCCCCGCACCCGAGACCACGCTGCGCAACCTGGGCGACATCGCCATCGCCCACAGGCTGAGCGACGCTCTGGCGATCGTCGATCTGAGCACAGGAGACGAGTTCACCTACCGGGAACTGGCGGCCCTCACCGACGGCGTCATCGGGCTGTTGGCCGATCTCGGGCTCTCCAGCGGCGACCGCATCGGGATCTGGTCGTTGAACCGCATCGAGTATCTTGCAGCCTATTTCGGCATCATGCGTGCGGGGATGTCGGTGGTGCCGATCAGCACGAAACTCCCCCAGGACGGATTCGACCACATCGTCGAGGACGCCGATCTGAAGTTGATCTTCGCCGATGCGGATCGCGCTCCACGAGCCGCAGCATCGGTGCCCACGGTGAACTTCGACGATGACGGCCCCGCAGGATTCGCCGGGCATCCGCGCCACGAGGGCACTGCCACGGTCGAGGTCCCCCTCCACGACGAGGCCGAGCTGCTGTACACATCCGGCTCCACCGGTCGACCCAAAGGCGTCTCACTCAGCCACCTCGGGCAGATCTGGGCTCTGGAGCGTCTCCTCAAGATCAAGAAGGACACCCCGAAACGACAGCTCATCGCCCAGCCGCTGTTCCACATGAACGGCATCTTCAGCGTCAGCGGAGGGCTGCTCTCCGCAGACACGATCTACCTGCAGCCCCGCTTCGACGCCCGCGCCTATGCGGCCGCCCTGGACGAGTACCGCATCGAGAAGCTCAGTGCAGTGCCCACGATGTGGTCGCGTGCGCTGCGCGAGAAGGATGAAGGGCGCGCCACGCTGTCGAGCATCCGCGATCTCGTCCTCGGATCCGCACCGACGTCGTCCAAGCTCCTGAAGAAGACGGCCTCGGCCTGCCCGCAGGCGAACGTCTCGCTCTCCTACGGCACCACGGAAGCCGGTCCCGTGGTCTTCGGTCCGCACCCGGACGGGCTGGAGCGCCCCTTCGGTTCACTCGGATACCCTCTCGCCGACGTCGAGGTGCGCCTCTCCGGAAGTGCGGAGAACGATCGAGGGGTGCTCGAGATGCGCTCCATCTCCCTCATGCGCGAGTACGTGAACCTCCCCGAGCGCACCGCGGAATCGGTCACCGACGGCTGGTATCACTCGGGTGATCTGATGCGCCGAGACGAGAACGGCTTCTACTTCTTCGACGGCCGCTCGGACGACATGTTCGTATGCGGCGGTGAGAACATCTTCCCGCTCGAGGTCGAGAGCATCCTCGAGAGGCATCCGGCCGTCCACCAGGCCTCCGTCGTCCCGCTCGACGACGAGGATCGCGGACAGATGCCGGTGGCCTTCATCGTGCCGCAGGTCGGCGCCGAGACGACCGCTGAAGAGCTCAAGCGCTTCGTGCTCGACAACGCCCAGCCGCACCTCCACCCCCGACGGATCGCCTTCGTCCCGGAACTGCCCTTCGCCGGGACGAACAAGGTGGATCGCGCGACGCTCATCGACCGCGCCGAGCAGCTCGAGCGCGATCGCGCCTGGGAGAGCGATTAG
- a CDS encoding ABC transporter ATP-binding protein encodes MSSRVIEVVDLVAGYQPEIDILHGISAHVDEGEIVTIVGANGAGKSTLLKSIMGWVTVRSGSITINGHDTLSIAPYEMSAAGIGYTPQLANVFPSLSIDENLRLGVPSRKKDEYLAGKARVEALFPALREARNKPAGLLSGGQRQMLAMGRALMAQPRVLLLDEPTAGLSPQNVDLLFHQVQQIRDSGVTILMVEQNARRALDISDRGYVFDLGRNRATGTGAELLSDPDIVAAYLGSAGGGRPQEANTTHRNDDSSRSTGEGEEK; translated from the coding sequence ATGAGTAGCAGAGTCATCGAGGTCGTCGACCTCGTCGCCGGGTACCAGCCCGAGATCGACATCCTCCACGGCATATCCGCCCATGTCGACGAGGGAGAGATCGTCACGATCGTCGGAGCGAACGGGGCGGGGAAGTCCACTCTCCTGAAGTCGATCATGGGCTGGGTCACCGTGCGGTCCGGTTCGATCACGATCAACGGACACGACACCCTCTCCATCGCCCCCTACGAGATGTCCGCGGCCGGCATCGGCTACACGCCGCAACTGGCCAACGTCTTCCCGTCCCTCTCGATCGACGAGAATCTCCGTCTCGGAGTGCCCAGCAGGAAGAAGGACGAATACCTGGCGGGGAAGGCGCGGGTGGAGGCGCTCTTCCCTGCGCTCCGCGAGGCGCGCAACAAGCCCGCGGGTCTCCTCTCGGGCGGCCAGCGGCAGATGCTGGCGATGGGCAGAGCACTGATGGCGCAACCCCGTGTCCTGCTCCTCGATGAGCCGACAGCCGGCCTCTCTCCGCAGAATGTCGACCTCCTGTTTCATCAGGTGCAGCAGATCCGCGACAGCGGCGTGACAATCCTCATGGTCGAGCAGAACGCACGTCGTGCGCTGGACATCTCGGATCGGGGATATGTCTTCGACCTGGGCCGCAATCGCGCGACCGGAACGGGAGCGGAGCTGCTCTCGGATCCGGACATCGTCGCCGCTTATCTCGGCTCCGCCGGCGGCGGGCGGCCCCAGGAGGCCAACACCACGCATCGGAACGACGACTCGTCGCGGAGCACCGGAGAGGGAGAGGAGAAGTGA
- a CDS encoding SDR family NAD(P)-dependent oxidoreductase, which translates to MKAIVLRAHDPSPRALEYVTDWPDPVAGEGNVVIAVRACALNYHDLFTLRGMPGIKVPMPIITGIDMAGEIVEVGPGVTGFTVGDRVLVDPFDRVAGKLIGEMMNGGLAEYCEVGAHTLLPLDDAISFEDAAALPTAYGTAYRMIRRRGRVARDEKVLVLGASGGVGTCCVQLAAAEGAHVIAAASTAEKLARLEELGAHELINYVEHDFREAIIAKHGKPRMFGGGGIDVIVNFTGGDTWAPSLRTLTKGGRLLTCGATAGFDPKTDIRYIWTFELNILGSNGWAREDVEELLELVRQKKLRPMIDRVLPLEKAQEAFTLLDSREVFGKIIVSPTAA; encoded by the coding sequence ATGAAGGCCATCGTGCTGCGTGCCCACGATCCCAGCCCACGCGCACTCGAGTACGTCACGGACTGGCCGGATCCGGTCGCCGGCGAGGGCAACGTCGTGATCGCCGTCCGGGCCTGCGCTCTGAACTACCATGATCTGTTCACCCTTCGCGGCATGCCGGGCATCAAGGTTCCGATGCCGATCATCACGGGGATCGACATGGCCGGCGAGATCGTCGAGGTCGGCCCCGGCGTCACCGGCTTCACCGTCGGCGATCGCGTCCTGGTGGACCCCTTCGACCGCGTTGCGGGCAAGCTCATCGGCGAGATGATGAACGGCGGCCTCGCCGAGTACTGCGAGGTCGGCGCGCACACTCTGCTGCCCTTGGACGACGCGATCAGCTTCGAGGACGCGGCCGCGCTGCCCACCGCATACGGCACCGCGTATCGCATGATCCGGCGTCGAGGACGCGTCGCTCGCGACGAGAAGGTCCTCGTCCTCGGCGCCTCGGGCGGCGTCGGGACCTGCTGCGTGCAGCTGGCCGCGGCGGAGGGCGCGCATGTGATCGCCGCCGCCTCGACGGCGGAGAAGCTCGCTCGGCTCGAGGAGCTCGGCGCGCATGAACTGATCAACTACGTGGAGCATGACTTTCGGGAAGCCATCATCGCGAAACACGGCAAGCCTCGCATGTTCGGCGGGGGCGGTATCGACGTGATCGTGAACTTCACCGGTGGAGACACTTGGGCGCCCTCGCTGCGCACTCTGACCAAGGGTGGACGCCTGCTCACATGCGGTGCCACTGCGGGGTTCGATCCGAAGACCGACATCCGCTACATCTGGACCTTCGAGCTCAACATCCTCGGATCCAACGGATGGGCGCGCGAGGACGTGGAAGAACTGCTCGAGCTCGTGCGGCAGAAGAAGCTCCGCCCCATGATCGATCGCGTCCTGCCACTGGAGAAGGCGCAGGAGGCGTTCACGCTGCTCGATTCGCGCGAGGTCTTCGGCAAGATCATCGTGAGTCCAACAGCAGCCTGA
- a CDS encoding ABC transporter ATP-binding protein — protein sequence MTDTRKPILVVDGLARAFGGVHAVEDASFSVERGSVTALIGPNGAGKTTTFNLIAGAIRPDSGTVVFDGRHLEGRPAHEVARAGMMRTFQLPRTMAAMTVLENMMLGSVDHPGESLGGTLLSRRRTKQHEKMLSERAASLLSTVGLAEKAAEYGGVLSGGQHKLLEIARLLMAEPTMVLLDEPLAGVNPSLGEKIMDLVHRVRDERGTTFLFIEHDMNTVMTRADAIVVMARGQVIATGSPSAVQQDPAVIEAYLGGSTHE from the coding sequence ATGACTGACACGCGCAAGCCGATCCTCGTCGTCGACGGACTCGCCCGAGCTTTCGGCGGTGTGCACGCCGTCGAGGACGCATCCTTCTCGGTCGAGAGAGGATCGGTGACCGCACTCATCGGCCCCAACGGCGCCGGCAAGACCACGACTTTCAATCTCATCGCCGGAGCCATCCGCCCCGACTCCGGCACTGTCGTCTTCGACGGTCGGCACCTCGAGGGCCGCCCGGCTCACGAAGTCGCCCGTGCCGGCATGATGCGGACGTTCCAGTTGCCGCGGACCATGGCGGCCATGACAGTGCTGGAGAACATGATGCTCGGCAGCGTCGACCATCCGGGAGAGTCCCTCGGCGGCACACTGCTGAGCCGCCGACGCACGAAGCAGCACGAGAAGATGCTCAGCGAGCGCGCCGCCAGTCTGCTCTCGACCGTCGGTCTGGCGGAGAAGGCAGCGGAGTACGGCGGCGTGCTCAGCGGAGGACAGCACAAGCTGCTCGAGATCGCGCGCCTGCTGATGGCCGAACCGACGATGGTCCTGCTCGATGAGCCGCTGGCCGGCGTGAACCCCAGTCTCGGCGAGAAGATCATGGATCTGGTGCACCGAGTGCGCGACGAGCGGGGAACCACGTTCCTGTTCATCGAACACGATATGAACACGGTCATGACACGGGCCGACGCCATCGTCGTCATGGCGCGAGGACAGGTCATCGCCACCGGATCCCCCTCGGCCGTGCAACAGGACCCGGCCGTCATCGAAGCCTATCTAGGCGGTAGCACCCATGAGTAG
- a CDS encoding amidohydrolase family protein, with amino-acid sequence MMTRRLLRGAQVVDVVNGGVSRYDILVTGDRISEVVPPGSFSSDEDLETIDLDGCWVTPGLIDMHCHLALITGPTPPVSLFLDNGVTGIRDPGGPIAVQSAIRQSVAEGTLDGPKIWLSGEIFDGSPVVWPSASRAVDDPDAARAAVRDQAARGADFVKVYNHITDEVLRAILDEAAKVGIPVVGHVPRSMGMPRAVRAGLRNLEHVRIAARDFLPEEEARVIDPLPVTEREPRLWSRLDVEAPWVDDLIAELVEHDITLDPTLLIDEVVFGDRSIDIDHPDNAFLPEYVRLAWEADSMVTSLVVDPESRRLYDTGRMRVRRFVEKCVAAGVRIVAGTDGVGLGRLLPGFAVHHELALLREAGLSGTQALAAATHQAAHALGAEDLGEIAAGKRADLAVWRVDPTREHLRPEHLRLLLVDGVVRRSDD; translated from the coding sequence ATGATGACCAGACGACTCCTTCGCGGCGCACAGGTCGTCGACGTGGTGAACGGCGGCGTCTCCCGCTACGACATCCTCGTGACCGGCGACCGGATCTCAGAAGTGGTGCCGCCCGGATCCTTCTCATCCGATGAGGATCTGGAGACGATCGATCTCGATGGCTGCTGGGTCACGCCCGGACTCATCGACATGCACTGTCACCTGGCCCTCATCACCGGCCCGACGCCTCCGGTCTCGCTGTTCCTCGACAACGGCGTCACCGGCATCCGGGACCCCGGTGGGCCGATCGCCGTGCAGAGCGCCATCCGGCAGTCCGTGGCGGAAGGCACGCTGGATGGCCCGAAGATCTGGCTCTCCGGCGAGATCTTCGATGGCTCGCCGGTCGTCTGGCCCTCAGCGAGCCGCGCCGTCGACGATCCGGATGCCGCGCGCGCCGCTGTGCGCGATCAGGCTGCACGAGGCGCCGACTTCGTCAAGGTGTACAACCACATCACCGACGAGGTGCTCCGTGCCATCCTCGACGAGGCGGCCAAGGTCGGCATCCCCGTCGTCGGCCACGTCCCCCGCTCCATGGGGATGCCGAGAGCAGTGCGCGCGGGACTGCGCAATCTCGAGCACGTGCGCATCGCCGCTCGTGATTTCCTCCCCGAGGAGGAAGCCCGAGTCATCGATCCCCTCCCCGTCACCGAGCGTGAACCCCGTCTGTGGTCTCGTCTCGACGTCGAAGCCCCGTGGGTGGATGACCTGATCGCCGAACTCGTCGAGCATGACATCACGCTCGACCCCACCCTGCTCATCGACGAGGTCGTCTTCGGTGATCGATCCATCGACATCGACCATCCCGACAACGCCTTCCTCCCCGAGTACGTCCGACTGGCCTGGGAGGCGGACTCCATGGTCACCAGCCTGGTGGTCGACCCCGAGTCTCGACGGCTCTACGACACCGGGCGGATGCGCGTGCGGCGTTTCGTCGAGAAATGCGTCGCTGCGGGCGTGCGCATCGTGGCGGGAACGGATGGCGTCGGGCTCGGGCGCCTGCTGCCCGGATTCGCCGTGCATCACGAACTCGCATTGCTGCGCGAAGCCGGGCTGAGCGGGACTCAGGCGCTCGCAGCAGCCACCCATCAGGCGGCTCATGCCCTGGGCGCGGAGGATCTCGGAGAGATCGCCGCCGGAAAGCGGGCGGATCTCGCCGTATGGCGAGTCGATCCCACCCGGGAGCACCTACGACCGGAGCATCTGCGTCTGCTGCTCGTGGACGGCGTCGTCCGACGCTCCGACGACTAG
- a CDS encoding PaaI family thioesterase, which translates to MALSIERIQALLDDSPFIAFLGIRCTAVSESPATTTLELPMAPALERGRGSNQFHGGAIASLIDTAGDFAVIAGSGAGVPTIDLRVDYLRPAFGPRLTATASARRIGRTIGVADVDVFDDDQRLVAVGRGCFAIVSSSEGKNS; encoded by the coding sequence ATGGCTCTCTCGATCGAGAGGATCCAGGCGCTCCTCGATGATTCCCCGTTCATCGCCTTCCTCGGCATCCGCTGCACTGCGGTCAGCGAATCCCCGGCGACCACGACCCTGGAGCTGCCGATGGCTCCCGCCCTGGAGCGGGGACGCGGGAGCAACCAGTTCCACGGCGGCGCGATCGCCTCCCTCATCGACACCGCCGGCGATTTCGCCGTCATCGCCGGCAGCGGTGCCGGCGTTCCGACGATCGATCTGCGGGTCGATTACCTGCGCCCCGCGTTCGGTCCCCGTCTCACAGCCACCGCCTCGGCCCGCCGGATCGGAAGGACCATCGGCGTCGCCGATGTCGACGTCTTCGACGACGATCAGCGCCTCGTCGCCGTCGGCCGCGGATGCTTCGCCATCGTCTCCTCATCGGAAGGGAAGAACTCATGA
- a CDS encoding acyl-CoA carboxylase subunit beta — MTDTPDLSTTAAKIADLRARFAEAVVEPEKIAQQKQHAKGKMTARERIELLVDSGSFVEFDEYVRHRTTAFGMDRNRPYGDSVVTGIGTINGRTVAVYSQDFTTFGGSLGEVSGDKIIKIMEFALTSGMPVIGILDSGGARIQEGVLALSKYGEIFTMNTRSSGVIPQISIIMGPAAGGAVYGPALTDFVIMVDKTSQMFVTGPDVIKTVTGEDVGMEELGGAYTHNTRSGVAHYLAADEDDALDYARTLLSFLPDNNMAELPGYASDFEWETTDADQQLNTIIPDSPNQPYDIHTVIEHIVDAGDFLEVQPLFAPNIVIGFGRVEGRSVGIIANQPSQMAGTLNIEAGEKASRFVRFCDAFSIPIVTLVDVPGYLPGTDQEWTGVIRRGAKLIYAYAEATVPLVTVILRKAYGGAYIVMGSKQLGADVNLAWPTAEIAVMGGQGAVNILYRGEIKKAEENGEDVAAVRTRLANEYTYSVTSPFLAAERGEIDGIIEPANTRVSIAKALRALKGKRADLPPKKHGNIPL, encoded by the coding sequence GTGACGGACACGCCAGACCTCTCGACCACCGCCGCGAAGATCGCGGATCTCCGCGCGCGCTTCGCCGAAGCCGTCGTCGAGCCGGAGAAGATCGCCCAGCAGAAGCAGCATGCCAAGGGCAAGATGACAGCCCGTGAGCGCATCGAGCTGCTCGTCGACAGCGGCAGCTTCGTCGAGTTCGACGAGTACGTGCGGCACCGCACCACGGCGTTCGGCATGGACCGCAACCGGCCGTACGGCGACTCCGTCGTCACGGGCATCGGCACCATCAACGGACGCACCGTCGCCGTCTACTCGCAGGACTTCACCACCTTCGGCGGGTCCCTCGGCGAGGTCTCCGGGGACAAGATCATCAAGATCATGGAGTTCGCCCTCACCAGCGGGATGCCGGTGATCGGCATCCTCGACTCCGGCGGAGCGCGCATCCAGGAGGGCGTGCTGGCGCTCAGCAAGTACGGCGAGATCTTCACGATGAACACCCGCTCCTCCGGCGTCATCCCGCAGATCTCCATCATCATGGGCCCGGCCGCCGGCGGCGCCGTGTACGGCCCGGCCCTCACCGATTTCGTGATCATGGTCGACAAGACCAGTCAGATGTTCGTCACCGGCCCCGACGTCATCAAGACCGTCACCGGCGAGGACGTCGGCATGGAGGAGCTCGGCGGTGCCTACACGCACAACACGCGCTCCGGGGTGGCGCACTACCTGGCGGCCGACGAGGACGACGCGCTGGACTACGCGCGCACCCTGCTCAGCTTCCTGCCCGACAACAACATGGCGGAGCTTCCGGGGTACGCCTCCGACTTCGAGTGGGAGACGACGGATGCCGATCAGCAGCTGAACACGATCATCCCGGACTCCCCCAACCAGCCCTACGACATCCACACCGTCATCGAGCACATCGTCGACGCCGGCGACTTCCTCGAGGTGCAGCCGCTGTTCGCTCCGAACATCGTCATCGGCTTCGGCCGCGTCGAGGGGCGCTCGGTGGGCATCATCGCCAACCAGCCCTCCCAGATGGCGGGGACCCTGAACATCGAGGCCGGTGAGAAGGCCAGCCGCTTCGTGCGCTTCTGCGACGCCTTCTCGATCCCGATCGTCACCCTCGTCGACGTGCCCGGCTACCTCCCCGGCACCGACCAGGAGTGGACGGGGGTCATCCGCCGCGGCGCCAAGCTCATCTACGCCTACGCGGAGGCCACCGTGCCCCTGGTGACCGTCATCCTGCGCAAGGCCTACGGCGGCGCCTACATCGTGATGGGCTCCAAGCAGCTCGGCGCCGACGTGAACCTCGCCTGGCCGACCGCGGAGATCGCCGTGATGGGCGGCCAGGGCGCCGTCAACATCCTGTACCGCGGGGAGATCAAGAAGGCCGAGGAGAACGGCGAGGACGTCGCCGCCGTGCGCACCCGGCTCGCCAACGAGTACACCTACAGCGTCACCTCGCCGTTCCTCGCCGCCGAGCGCGGCGAGATCGACGGGATCATCGAACCGGCGAACACCCGCGTCTCGATCGCGAAGGCCCTGCGAGCGCTCAAGGGCAAGCGTGCGGACCTGCCGCCCAAGAAGCACGGGAACATCCCGCTGTGA
- a CDS encoding ABC transporter permease subunit, with product MRTPPKRSARTRAPTSCSPWRSPGGLAGIAGVLMALNLSVVYPNSFNHDIIFYATAVLLLCGLGSFYGLAYGAVVLWVVLEGARFVDLPLSSDRVAALRIIIVGLVLILAGMLRPQGLFGNKREMVLRDD from the coding sequence ATGAGAACGCCGCCGAAGCGCTCGGCAAGAACGCGCGCACCTACAAGCTGCAGTCCATGGCGATCGCCGGGGGGCCTCGCCGGCATCGCGGGTGTGCTCATGGCGTTGAACCTCAGCGTCGTGTATCCGAACTCCTTCAACCACGACATCATCTTCTACGCCACCGCGGTGCTCCTGCTCTGCGGTCTCGGCAGCTTCTACGGCCTCGCCTACGGCGCGGTCGTGCTCTGGGTGGTCCTCGAGGGCGCCCGCTTCGTCGATCTCCCCCTCAGCAGCGACCGTGTCGCGGCGCTGCGGATCATCATCGTGGGTCTCGTCCTGATCCTTGCGGGCATGCTGCGCCCGCAAGGTCTGTTCGGCAACAAACGGGAGATGGTGCTCCGTGATGACTGA